In a single window of the Pirellulales bacterium genome:
- a CDS encoding RNA polymerase sigma factor, whose product MQYDATAAIRDRIDDLYRSESRRVFASLVRLLNDFDLADDAMHEAFATAVETWPHEGMPANPRAWLVSTGKFKAIDSLRRQGRLKELQPEIASRLDYLAGENAARAATEIEDDRLRLIFTCCHPEIDPQLQVPLTLREVCGLTTEEIAHAFLTSKATMAQRIVRGKAKIREADVPYVVPSLGDLPERLDAVLSAIYLVFNEGYAASQGESLTRVDLTAEAIRLGRLVLDLLPDPEVKGLLAMMLLHESRREARVSLEGEIILLEDQDRSHWNRQMISEGISLVEQALRSRRFGAYTLQAAISAVHAEAAAAAHTDWNQIVVLYSVLLRIDPSPVVELNRAVAIAMRDGPEAGLVLIDAILERGDLVDYRLSHAARAELCRRSGRISDAKSSYERALSLTRQDLERRFLTRRLSEL is encoded by the coding sequence CGATGCCACGGCAGCGATCCGCGACCGGATCGACGATCTTTACCGCTCTGAGTCTCGTCGGGTCTTTGCTTCGCTGGTCCGATTGCTGAATGATTTCGATCTGGCGGATGACGCCATGCACGAAGCATTTGCAACCGCGGTCGAGACCTGGCCACACGAAGGGATGCCGGCAAATCCGCGGGCTTGGTTGGTCTCTACCGGAAAATTCAAGGCGATCGATTCACTTCGTCGGCAAGGACGGTTGAAGGAACTTCAGCCTGAGATTGCTTCGCGGTTGGACTATCTGGCGGGCGAGAATGCGGCCCGAGCAGCCACGGAGATCGAAGACGATCGGCTGCGTCTGATCTTCACCTGTTGTCATCCCGAGATTGATCCACAGTTGCAGGTGCCCCTGACGCTGCGCGAGGTCTGCGGGCTGACGACCGAGGAGATCGCCCATGCATTCTTGACTTCCAAAGCAACAATGGCCCAGCGCATCGTACGCGGCAAGGCAAAGATTCGAGAGGCGGACGTCCCCTACGTCGTACCGTCGCTAGGCGACCTGCCCGAGCGGCTCGACGCCGTACTTTCCGCCATCTACCTGGTGTTCAACGAAGGGTACGCGGCGTCGCAGGGCGAGTCGCTGACACGCGTTGATTTGACAGCCGAGGCGATTCGACTGGGCCGGCTGGTTCTCGATTTGCTTCCCGATCCAGAGGTCAAAGGGCTGTTAGCCATGATGCTGCTCCACGAATCGCGCAGGGAAGCGCGTGTTTCGCTAGAGGGCGAAATTATTCTGCTCGAAGACCAGGACCGCTCCCATTGGAACCGTCAGATGATCTCCGAGGGCATCTCTCTGGTGGAACAAGCACTCCGATCGCGGAGATTCGGTGCTTATACCCTGCAAGCTGCCATTTCAGCAGTCCATGCCGAGGCCGCCGCTGCCGCACATACGGACTGGAATCAGATTGTCGTGCTGTACTCCGTGCTGCTGCGCATCGATCCCTCGCCGGTCGTCGAACTCAATCGGGCTGTCGCAATAGCGATGCGGGACGGTCCGGAAGCGGGCCTGGTCCTGATCGATGCGATTTTGGAACGCGGGGACCTGGTGGATTATCGCCTTTCCCACGCGGCACGAGCAGAGTTGTGCCGGCGATCCGGAAGAATCTCCGACGCGAAGAGCTCGTATGAGCGAGCACTGTCGTTAACGCGTCAGGACCTCGAGCGGCGGTTTTTGACTCGGCGACTGTCCGA